Below is a genomic region from Sphingopyxis terrae subsp. terrae NBRC 15098.
GATCGCGCCGGTCAGCGGCAGCGCCGACACCGCCTTGCCCGCGCTGACGGGTGATGATCTGGCGACGATTCTCTTTACCTCCGGTTCGACGGGTCAGTCGAAGGGCGCCTATTCGCGTCACCGTTCGGTGGTCCAGGCGATCTTCAACTATGTCACCCAGACCGCGAGCATCGTCCATCTTCTGACCGAAGACGGGCAGATGTCCGATATTCAGCCCGCGACGCTGATCTGCACCCCGCTGTTCCACGTCACCGCCGAAATCCCGGTGTTCCTGCAAAGCTTCGCGCTCGGCCGGAAGCTTGTGCTGATGCCGAAGTGGAATGCCGAAGAGGCGATGCGGCTGATCCAGGACGAACAGGTCAATTATTTCGTCGGCGTGCCGCTGATGAGCTACGAGATTCTCGTCCATCCGAACCGCAAGAATTACGATCTGTCGACGTGCAAGAGCTACGCCGGCGGCGGGGCGCCGCGCCCGCCCGAACATGTGAAGCGCCTGGCGACCGAAATGGGCGAGGGCAAGCCGCTGCTCGGCTATGGCCTTACCGAAACCAACGCCGTGGGCTGCGGCATCATCAACGAAAATTACGTCGAAAAGCCGCTTTCGACCGGCCCGGCGTCGAAACCGCTCGTCGATCTTGCGATCCTCGACGACAATGGCGCGGCGCTCGCGCAGGGACAGGTCGGCGAAGTATGCATCCGGTCGATCTGCAATTTCGAAGGCTATTGGAACAATCCGGCGGCGACCAAGGCGGCCTTTTTCGACAATGGCTATTTCCGCACCGGCGACCTCGGCTATCTTGATGCCGACGGCTATCTGTTCATCGTCGATCGCAAGAAGGACATCATCATCCGCGGCGGCGAGAATATCAGCTGTCAGGAGGTCGAGGCGGCGATCTACGAACATGCCGACGTCAACGAATGCGCGGTGTTCGGCCTGCCCGACGAGCGGCTGGGCGAAGTAGTCGGCGCGGTCGTGTGGCTGAAACCCGAGAGCAGCGTCGATGCAAACGAACTGACGGCCTTCCTGCAGGAGCGGCTGGCGGCGTTCAAGGTGCCCTATCGCATCTGGATGGCAACCGATGCGCTGCCGAAGCTGGGCAGCGAAAAGATCGACAAGGTCAGCCTGCGCAACAAATATCGCGAGGAATTTGCGGCTCAGCCCGCGGCATGATCGCAACGACGGCGTAACCGGAGAGGGAGCGGGAGCGAATGAGGGATATGGAAGAGGACCAGTCCCCCGTCGCCCCCGCGGCCGCCCCGCCGCCGCGCGTCTATCGCCATCGGCTGCCGACGCGGCTTTGGCACTGGATCAACGCCGCGACGCTGCTCGTCATGCTGATGAGCGGGCTGATGATCTTCAACGCGCACCCGCGCCTCTATTGGGGGCAATATGGCGCGAACTACGACCAGCCGTGGCTGTCGATCGGGTCGAAGGCGAATCGCGGCTACCTCCGCATTGCCGCGGTCGAGATCGACACGACGGGTGTGCTTGGCCGCTGGACCGACGCCAATGGTGCGACGAAGACCTGGGCCTTTCCGGGCTGGGCGACGATTCCCACCAGCTACAGCCTTGCCGACGGGCGGCGCTGGCACCTCTTCTTCGCCTGGGTGCTGGCGATCAGCCTGACGCTCTATATGCTGTGGACCGCGATCGGCGGGCATTTGCGCAAGGATCTGCACGTCCGGCGCCCCGAATGGTCGCCGGGGCATATCTGGCAGGATATCAAGGATCACGCCCGGCTGCGCTTTCCGACGGGCGAAGCGGCGGCGCGGTACAATATCCTGCAAAAGCTCAGCTATATCGGCGTGATCTTCGTGCTGCTGCCGCTGATGATCGCAACCGGGCTGACGATGTCGCCGGGGATGAACGCCGCGGCGCCGTGGCTGCTCGACCTGTTCGGCGGGCGCCAGTCGGCGCGCTCGATCCATTTCATCCTGGCCTGGGCGCTCGTCGCCTTCTTCCTCGTCCATATCGCGATGGTGCTGCTCGCCGGGCCGGTCAACGAACTGCGCTCGATGCTTACGGGCTGGTTCCGTCTGCCGGCCGACAAGCCTCGCGTGGGAGAAAACGCATGACCGGCCTGATCCTGCCGCGACGCGAACTGATCGTCCGCGCGGGCGGTATGGCGGCCGCGCTGCCGCTGCTCGCTGCGTGCGATCGGGTCAACGAGGCGCCCGCAGTGCGCAAGATCCTGTCGATGGGCGAGGAGATGAACCGCGCCAGCCAGCGGGCGCTGACGGATCGCGACGCCCTCGCCCCCGAATATGGCCGCGCCGACCTGTCGCCCGTCTTTCGCGCCAACGGCACCCGCCTGCCCGAAGGGGCAGACTATCCCGCGCACGCCGCGAACGGCTTTGCCGACTGGCGTGTTCGCGTATCGGGGCTGGTCGCGCGGCCCTTGTCGCTGTCGCTCGCCGATTTGCGGGCGATGCCGCAACGTCGGCAGATCACCCGCCACGACTGCGTCGAGGGCTGGAGCGCGATCGCCGAATGGATGGGGCCGCAACTGCGCCAAGTGTTGGCAGCGGCAGGGGTGCGCGATGCGGCGCGCTATATCGTCTTTCATTGTGCCGACCGGATCGGAGGCGCGGCTTATTATGAAAGCTGCGACATGGTCGATGCGCTTCATCCGCAAACCATCCTTGCGTGGGCGCTCAACGGATCGGTATTGCCGATCGCCAACGGCGCGCCGTTGCGGCTGCGGATCGAGCGGCAGCTCGGTTACAAGCATGCCAAATATCTGACCGGCATCGAAGCGGTCGCCAGCCTCGAAAAGGTGGGGGCGGGGAAGGGCGGCTTCTGGGAAGACCGCATTGATTATGAATGGTATGCGGGTATTTAGGGGGCCGCAGGGGGCAGGCAAGACGCAAAAAAAGGTCGCACCCATGTCCATTCTCCGCCCGTTCCTGGCCCGCGTCATCCGTCACGGCCAGCTGACCGTCCTGTCGCCGGACGGGAGCAGCGAAAGCTTCGGCGCGCCAGCCGCCGGCTATCCCGAAGTGACGGTGCGTTTTACCACGCGAAAGGGGATGCGCCGCATCATCCTCGATCCGCGGCTCGGCGCCGCCGAAGCCTTCATGGACGGCGAGATGGAGATCGTTCAGGGCGATATCATGGAGCTGATCGGCCTGCTGCGCGCGAACACGCCGTGGGACCGCGGCGCAAAGCTCAAGGACAAGACCGCGCTCGGCGAATGGATCGAGGGGATGAAGACGCGGCTCAATTCGATCAACCGCCGGCGCTCGTCGCGCGCGAATGTCGCGCATCATTACGACATCGGCAACGACCTCTACCGCCTCTTCCTCGACAGCGACATGCAATATAGCTGCGCCTATTGGCCGCGCCCCGACATGACGCTGGAGGAGGCTCAGGCGGCGAAAAAGGCGCATATCGCGGCCAAGCTGGCGCTCGCGCCGGGGCAGCGCGTGCTCGACATCGGCTGCGGATGGGGCGGCATGGCGATCGCCCTCGCGCAGCTCGAACGGGTCGAGGTGCTGGGGATCACCCTGTCCGAAGAACAGCTCGCGCTCGCCCGCGAACGC
It encodes:
- a CDS encoding SAM-dependent methyltransferase, which produces MSILRPFLARVIRHGQLTVLSPDGSSESFGAPAAGYPEVTVRFTTRKGMRRIILDPRLGAAEAFMDGEMEIVQGDIMELIGLLRANTPWDRGAKLKDKTALGEWIEGMKTRLNSINRRRSSRANVAHHYDIGNDLYRLFLDSDMQYSCAYWPRPDMTLEEAQAAKKAHIAAKLALAPGQRVLDIGCGWGGMAIALAQLERVEVLGITLSEEQLALARERATAAGVADRVRFELIDYRDLAEREVGGFDRIVSVGMFEHVGAANFETFFRACANLMTADGVMLLHTIGRFGKPGATDAFTRKYIFPGGYIPALSETVAASEKSRLIVTDVETLRLHYALTLRQWYARTLAHRGEIVAMMDERFYRMWTFYLAGATAAFESGGMGNYQIQFARSRHALPLTRDYMAEAEEHYL
- a CDS encoding class I adenylate-forming enzyme family protein gives rise to the protein MPSALDLRLDAAYELITGPGGPIQVGSIEKDGRSLPFITNAPTNLGDYVAFFCAQHGDATFLVEGDERLSFKQVYAAARKVAAGLIETHGVARGDRVGLAMRNANVWCVSYLGILLAGGCATLLNGWWQGGELAAGIEDAEAKLVIADPQRAARLAEPGVTHSAKVVTLDITRPIAEAIAPVSGSADTALPALTGDDLATILFTSGSTGQSKGAYSRHRSVVQAIFNYVTQTASIVHLLTEDGQMSDIQPATLICTPLFHVTAEIPVFLQSFALGRKLVLMPKWNAEEAMRLIQDEQVNYFVGVPLMSYEILVHPNRKNYDLSTCKSYAGGGAPRPPEHVKRLATEMGEGKPLLGYGLTETNAVGCGIINENYVEKPLSTGPASKPLVDLAILDDNGAALAQGQVGEVCIRSICNFEGYWNNPAATKAAFFDNGYFRTGDLGYLDADGYLFIVDRKKDIIIRGGENISCQEVEAAIYEHADVNECAVFGLPDERLGEVVGAVVWLKPESSVDANELTAFLQERLAAFKVPYRIWMATDALPKLGSEKIDKVSLRNKYREEFAAQPAA
- a CDS encoding molybdopterin-dependent oxidoreductase, with the protein product MTGLILPRRELIVRAGGMAAALPLLAACDRVNEAPAVRKILSMGEEMNRASQRALTDRDALAPEYGRADLSPVFRANGTRLPEGADYPAHAANGFADWRVRVSGLVARPLSLSLADLRAMPQRRQITRHDCVEGWSAIAEWMGPQLRQVLAAAGVRDAARYIVFHCADRIGGAAYYESCDMVDALHPQTILAWALNGSVLPIANGAPLRLRIERQLGYKHAKYLTGIEAVASLEKVGAGKGGFWEDRIDYEWYAGI
- a CDS encoding cytochrome b/b6 domain-containing protein, with the protein product MEEDQSPVAPAAAPPPRVYRHRLPTRLWHWINAATLLVMLMSGLMIFNAHPRLYWGQYGANYDQPWLSIGSKANRGYLRIAAVEIDTTGVLGRWTDANGATKTWAFPGWATIPTSYSLADGRRWHLFFAWVLAISLTLYMLWTAIGGHLRKDLHVRRPEWSPGHIWQDIKDHARLRFPTGEAAARYNILQKLSYIGVIFVLLPLMIATGLTMSPGMNAAAPWLLDLFGGRQSARSIHFILAWALVAFFLVHIAMVLLAGPVNELRSMLTGWFRLPADKPRVGENA